The Oxobacter pfennigii genome includes the window CTGTAAGTTTTAAGGCTCCCTGCCTTGAAAATGCAAGAATTTTTGATAACTCGCTAATCGCTCAAACAATCAAAAGTTATGAGGCGGCGTCACCAAGAACTTTTAAAGAACTCTCACAATGCTCATTTACGTTGTTCATAATTCTGGAGCCCCTGTGCTATTATATTTTCTGCTTCTTAAAGAAATGCTCTCCGTAGGAATTGAGTTCATCTATTACTATATCGTTAATACCAGGCGTTAATGGCTGACCGTTAGGTATTTCGGGTATGAAATATCCCTGGGGTACATATTCATCGCAGGCTCTTCTAACTTCTTTTCTCACTTCAGCTTCTGTCCAGTCTGCTTTGTCAAATACAACGCCGTCAATACCGCCCTGAAGTGCCATTGAACCGTTGAGAGTCTTTTGAATTTCATGTATGTTATTCTGAGGTATTACACCCTGCCATACGTCAATTCCTATCTCGGACATATCCTGAACAATCGGTTCGCATACACAGTCGGCATGATGCTGTATCAACACTCCTCTTGATTTCATATATTCATATATTTTTGCCCAGCGGGGTTTTAAAAGAGCCCTCCAGGTATCGGGGTGCATGAACAGATCCTTTTTGTTTCCCCAGTCATCATGGATGTGAATCATGTCAGGCTTGATATGGTCTATCAGTTCTTTAAGATATGCAAGCTTGAATTCGCATAAAACATCTAAGAGCTCTCCCATGGCTTCAGGTTCTTCAATATAGTTCATGAGGGCGTCTTCAAAGCCCATCAGCATATGCGTCAGTTCAAAGAGGCCGGTAAAACAGCATCCCATGAGAAGATAATTTTGCCGGTCAAATTCCTGGGCTCTTTTTTCTGCTTCTGTCCAGTCAACATTGAATTTGGAAGGCCAGGGAACATCTATGTACTTATCCCAATGCCGGATATCTTTTATCACTTTTGTTTCTTCCGTTACATAGGGGTTGGCAGCCGGATGTCCTTCAAGCCACTTCCATGATATACCCCATCTGTCTTTTGATATGGCTCCCGGGACCCTGTTCATGTAAGCCATGGCCAAAGGATCAAAGAACATTCCTTTTGTAATTTCGGAAACATGGCAAATATAATCCGGATGGCCTCCTTTAAGCAGTCTTAAATAGTTTTCTCTGGGTGTAAGCCTCCCTGTAAGATCGAACATATTAATCCCCCTTAAAAAATATTTATATATACTATTATAAATATTACCATCATTTAACATGTTTTGAAATTATAATAATTTGAAATAATTTTTACATATTATGATTGTGCATATAAGTTAATTTTTTTATTATTCCAAAATTGATGATGATTCAGACAGTCAAAAACTTATACCTGTAAGGCAATATATTTAAATTCTCCTTATGATTTTAGCTCCTGATCATTTTATGAGGTTTATATAAACCCTAAAAGGGTGGATGGCATATAGCTTGACTTTTTCAGCATTTATGATAAAATTTTATTAAAATATTATAAAATTATCTTAGGTGCCCCGATTTTCGGGGAGAATAGGGAAACCGGTAAGAATCCGGTACGGACCCACCACTGTAAGGACGAGCTCTTGCCGATCCACTGGCTTATGCTGGGAAGGGGCAATGATGCGTTTGAGTCTTAAGTCAGGAGACCTGCCTGAGATGAAAAAAGTCTTTTCTTTAATAAAGGAAAAGCGGCGGAGATGACGGCAAAGTCCCGACCACAATTAATTTGTGGCGGGACTTTATTTTTTTATAAAAAATAAAGTGGAGGCGATTAAAATGACTGTATCAAAAAATGTGACTGCATATCACGGCGTGGCCAATATCAAAGAGGCGGAAATGAAAGAGCTTGAAGCTGCACTTAAGGAGCTCGTATCGGGAATTGAAGGATTAGACGAAGCAGCTATTATGGCAATGAGAGAAAGGCTGAATGCAAAAATTAAGCCTTTAAGGAGCTTGGGTGTTCTGGAAGATATTGCCGAGCAG containing:
- a CDS encoding uroporphyrinogen decarboxylase family protein, producing MFDLTGRLTPRENYLRLLKGGHPDYICHVSEITKGMFFDPLAMAYMNRVPGAISKDRWGISWKWLEGHPAANPYVTEETKVIKDIRHWDKYIDVPWPSKFNVDWTEAEKRAQEFDRQNYLLMGCCFTGLFELTHMLMGFEDALMNYIEEPEAMGELLDVLCEFKLAYLKELIDHIKPDMIHIHDDWGNKKDLFMHPDTWRALLKPRWAKIYEYMKSRGVLIQHHADCVCEPIVQDMSEIGIDVWQGVIPQNNIHEIQKTLNGSMALQGGIDGVVFDKADWTEAEVRKEVRRACDEYVPQGYFIPEIPNGQPLTPGINDIVIDELNSYGEHFFKKQKI